In the genome of Actinobacillus genomosp. 1, the window GACTTAACCCAACATTTCACAACACGAGCTGACGACAGCCATGCAGCACCTGTCTCAGAGCTCCCGAAGGCACTCCCGTATCTCTACAGGATTCTCTGGATGTCAAGAGTAGGTAAGGTTCTTCGCGTTGCATCGAATTAAACCACATGCTCCACCGCTTGTGCGGGCCCCCGTCAATTCATTTGAGTTTTAACCTTGCGGCCGTACTCCCCAGGCGGTCGATTTATCACGTTAGCTTCGGGCACCAGTCTCAAAGACCAATCCCCAAATCGACAGCGTTTACAGCGTGGACTACCAGGGTATCTAATCCTGTTTGCTCCCCACGCTTTCGCACATGAGCGTCAGTACATTCCCAAGGGGCTGCCTTCGCCTTCGGTATTCCTCCACATCTCTACGCATTTCACCGCTACACGTGGAATTCTACCCCTCCCTAAAGTACTCTAGTTGACCAGTATGAAATGCAATTCCCAGGTTAAGCCCGGGGCTTTCACATCTCACTTAATCAACCGCCTGCGTGCCCTTTACGCCCAGTTATTCCGATTAACGCTCGCACCCTCCGTATTACCGCGGCTGCTGGCACGGAGTTAGCCGGTGCTTCTTCTGTGACTAACGTCAATTGAATGTTCTATTAAAACATCCACCTTCCTCATCACCGAAAGAACTTTACAACCCGAAGGCCTTCTTCATTCACGCGGCATGGCTGCATCAGGGTTCCCCCCATTGTGCAATATTCCCCACTGCTGCCTCCCGTAGGAGTCTGGACCGTGTCTCAGTTCCAGTGTGGCTGGTCATCCTCTCAGACCAGCTAGAGATCGTCGGCTTGGTAGGCCTTTACCCCACCAACTACCTAATCCCACTTGGGCTCATCTCATGGCATGTGGCCCGAAGGTCCCACACTTTAATCCTAAGATATTACGCGGTATTAGCTACAGTTTCCCGTAGTTATCCCCCTCCATAAGCCAGATTCCCAAGCATTACTCACCCGTCCGCCACTCGTCACCCAAGGAGCAAGCTCCTTTGTGCTACCGTTCGACTTGCATGTGTTAAGCCTGCCGCCAGCGTTCAATCTGAGCCATGATCAAACTCTTCAATTCAAAAAGTTTAATCGCTCAATATACTGCTTAGCTAAGTTCACTTCCCTTACCTAACCAAGTTAAGTAAAAAGAAAAATATGAATTTCTAGTTTAAGCACCTATTAAGACTTCAAGTTTTAAATAATTTTTTAAAATCAAGTCAATCAACAAGTGCCCACACAGATTGTCTGATATATTGTTAAAGAACGAAAAATAAAGTGGTCGGCGAGATAGGATTTGAACCTACGACCCACTGGTCCCAAACCAGTTGCGCTACCAAGCTGCGCTACTCGCCGTCAGTTACTCATAAGAGTATATTTTAAATGGGGTGGCTAATGAGACTCGAACTCACGACAACCGGAATCACAATCCGGGGCTCTACCAACTGAGCTATAGCCACCATTGCCGATTGAATATTGCTTTGACCACTGGCGCGCTCGACAAGATTTGAACTTGCGACCTTTGGCTCCGGAGGCCAACGCTCTATCCAACTGAGCTACGAACGCTTATGATTTTCATCATCTTGTTTAGTGCGTCGCAACGGAGGCGTATATTATAGATTTTCCTTTTTGTTGTCTAGCACTTTTTGCAAAAAAGTTTAAAAAAATCATTTGTTTGTTTTTAATTTATTCAAAATGAATATTAATTGTCATAATCGGTGCTTTTTAGAGCTGTTTTGTGCAGTAGTAATAGAGAAAACGTAATAAATTAATTTGTCGCCGGCAACGAGTCGGTTGGCTGAATAGACGATATAACCATTCTAAGCCGAGGTCTTGCCAACTTTTCGGTGCTCGTTTTACTTTTCCGACAAATACATCATAAGTGCCGCCTACTCCCATATATAAGCAGTCGGGATATTCTCGTTCGACATCCGCAATAAACATTTCTTGTTTCGGCGACCCCATCGCAACCGTTACAAACTTTGCTCCGCTTTGTTTTATGCGTTTAATAATAAGCGGTTGCTGGCTTTCATCAAAATAACCGTCTTGCGAGCCTACGATATTTACTTGCCAAGCGGTTAATTTCTGTTGAACTTTTGCAAGCGTATCTGCTGTGCTTCCAATTAAAAATACCGGAATACCTAATTCGCCTGCTTTTTGCATTAACTCTTCCCATAAATCCGCACCGGCAATCCGTTCCATTTGTTTAATATGCGGATATTTACGTTTGACCGAACGAACGATACTAATACCGTCCGCATAGTTATATTCCGCATGAGTGAGCAGTTGCCTAATTTCAGGATCCTTCTCACTCATCACCAACTTTTCGGCATTCATTGCAATTAATTTGCCTGTTTTAAGTTGTCCTTTACTCATTAAAAAATCGACAAATTCGGTTTGATTCCTTGCAAGAAGAATATTAATCCCTCGAATTTCAGCCATTGCTATCATTTTTATCTACCTTTGTTCTTGATAATCCAGCTTCAAAGCTAAGCGTAATTAATTTTGCCACGCACCAACATAATAAGAAAACGATACTAAAAAATACCCAGCGAGAAATAAATGCGTCCAGACCTTCTCGTACTAACACAACAAAGTTAAACAAATTCGCCAGGCAATACGCTTGAATAATAGCGGAATAACTTTTGTCCTGATGATATGTTGCATAACTAAATAAACGATCGAAACTTTGAATAATCCAGCCGACCAATGCCATACCGAGAGTTATCATCGGTAATCCGCCCATAATATAGAAAGAACCGAGTAGCGTCGGTGAAATCGCTAACCCCGAGAAATTGCCTAACATCTCCCGTGTGAAATAATTTGCCGTATTGACGATATAAATCGGTTTTGCCTGCCACAACCAATCCGGAATATAGACATAGAAATCTCGAACAATCGGCATTAGTCCTTGAGATTCAACCGGATAACTTAATATCTTGGCTAAATTCTCCCATGGAGAAAACGTATCTCGTGTAAGATATAAAAAAGTAAACAGTGCCTCTGATCCGTTTACCTTTAACCCGTAGCGAACTA includes:
- the wecG gene encoding lipopolysaccharide N-acetylmannosaminouronosyltransferase gives rise to the protein MIAMAEIRGINILLARNQTEFVDFLMSKGQLKTGKLIAMNAEKLVMSEKDPEIRQLLTHAEYNYADGISIVRSVKRKYPHIKQMERIAGADLWEELMQKAGELGIPVFLIGSTADTLAKVQQKLTAWQVNIVGSQDGYFDESQQPLIIKRIKQSGAKFVTVAMGSPKQEMFIADVEREYPDCLYMGVGGTYDVFVGKVKRAPKSWQDLGLEWLYRLFSQPTRCRRQINLLRFLYYYCTKQL